A DNA window from Caretta caretta isolate rCarCar2 chromosome 7, rCarCar1.hap1, whole genome shotgun sequence contains the following coding sequences:
- the BSCL2 gene encoding seipin isoform X2, with protein MGSTGPFLQWAQEVAALLLLRVRRTVLQTAILLCVLLLLLWVAVFLYGSFYYSYMPTVSYVSPVHYSFRTDCGSSGPDLCSFPIANISLVKNSRDRVLMYGQPYRISLELELPESPVNQELGMFMVVMSCYTKGGRIISSTARSTMLHYRSGLLQTLDTLIFAGLFFVGFAEQKQMVEVELFSDYREDSYVPTVGAVIEIQTKRIQIYGAQLRIHAHFTGLRYLLYNFPVTSAILGVASNFTFLSVIVLFSYLQWIWGSVWPREPLSVQVNMQDGASLQQRQEEARRCMASPRPDDQEELTTPQPEAMGLGESDQERVPQGTASPPQLPGEVLETIGPVGGSAQAKELDLSEETEFESVDESSLFTDANYPPPSGTFQTLPQLGEGAEPIPGAEIRQRHICSSS; from the exons ATGGGTAGTACAGGGCCTTTCCTGCAATGGGCCCAGGAGGTGGCCGCACTGCTGCTCCTGCGGGTGCGGCGCACGGTGCTGCAGACGGCTATCCTGCTTTGcgtgctgttgctgctgctctgggtCGCGGTCTTCCTCTATGGCAGCTTCTACTACTCCTACATGCCCACCGTCAGCTATGTCAGCCCTGTGCACTACAGCTTCAG GACAGACTGTGGCTCGTCGGGCCCTGatctctgctccttccccattGCCAACATCTCCCTGGTCAAAAACAGCCGGGACAGG GTGCTGATGTATGGGCAGCCTTACCGCATCtccctggagctggagctgcctgagtCGCCTGTGAACCAGGAGCTGGGCATGTTCATGGTGGTGATGTCCTGCTACACCAAGGGTGGGCGCATCATCTCCTCCACAGCCAGATCG ACCATGCTGCATTACCGCTCAGGCCTGCTGCAGACCCTGGATACCCTGATCTTTGCTGGGCTCTTCTTCGTGGGCTTTGCTGAGCAGAAGCAGATGGTCGAGGTGGAGCTGTTCTCGGACTACCGGGAGGACTCG TATGTCCCAACTGTTGGAGCCGTGATAGAAATCCAGACCAAGCGGATCCAGATCTACGGGGCACAGCTGCGGATCCATGCCCACTTCACGGGCCTGCG GTACCTGCTCTATAATTTCCCAGTGACCTCGGCCATCCTGGGCGTGGCCAGTAACTTCACCTTCCTCAGCGTCATCGTCCTCTTCAGCTACTTGCAATGGATCTGGGGCAGCGTGTGGCCCCGGGAGCCCCTCTCGGTACAG gtGAACATGCAGGATGGGGCCAGCCTGCAGCAGCGGCAGGAGGAGGCACGACGGTGCATGGCTTCCCCCAGGCCAG ATGACCAAGAGGAGCTGACAACACCGCAGCCTGAGGCCATGGGGCTGGGCGAGAGTGACCAGGAGAGGGTTCCCCAGGGCACAG cttcccccccACAGCTACCAGGCGAGGTTCTGGAGACCATTGGCCCTGTAGGGGGATCAGCCCAGGCTAAGGAGCTGGATCTGAGTGAAG AGACTGAGTTCGAGTCAGTGGATGAGTCCTCCCTGTTCACAGATGCCAACTACCCGCCCCCTAGCGGGACATTCCAAACGCTACCACAGCTGGGAGAGGGGGCTGAGCCCATCCCAGGGGCTGAGATCCGTCAGAGACACATCTGCTCCAGCTCCTGA
- the LRRN4CL gene encoding LRRN4 C-terminal-like protein, whose translation MTILLGFSAPVFTAACLLILCPEGAPTSMGGSLPLPPKGQSHWPWLRAQESSPLTSPTPQHDLGTDYYSYEDLSTPEMPGSQHPSYQPCDYHHCRHLQPACAELREETGCLCPGVTGPDVPPEPPQLGVVHVTESAASLHWCAPSSTVWEYRLMYQADGDHTIAGPIFNSTFRMAVLGGLHPSTSYLVCIMAANQAGVSPTDDGSRDHGPCRTIRTLAPQLPYAYVVAGLAAMFGLVVVAALTWHFALRSRRRQFHGSQDNILDGEVGPGGVANGSYGGKEQL comes from the coding sequence ATGACCATCCTCCTGGGATTCTCGGCTCCAGTCTTCACGGCCGCATGCCTCCTGATCCTGTGCCCAGAGGGGGCTCCAACGAGCATGGGAGGCTCCCTACCCCTTCCCCCGAAGGGCCAGAGCCACTGGCCCTGGCTCCGTGCCCAGGAGAGCAgcccccttacctcccccaccccccagcatgaCTTGGGGACAGACTATTACAGCTATGAGGAcctctccaccccagagatgcctggctcccagcacccatCCTATCAGCCTTGTGACTACCACCATTGCCGCCACCTGCAGCCAGCCTGTGCAGAGCTGAGAGAGGAGACTGGTTGCCTATGCCCTGGAGTGACTGGCCCAGATGTGCCCCCAGAACCGCCCCAGCTGGGGGTAGTGCACGTCACTGAGTCTGCGGCCAGCCTGCATTGGTGTGCCCCCTCCTCCACAGTGTGGGAGTACCGGCTGATGTACCAGGCTGATGGGGACCACACCATTGCTGGTCCCATCTTCAACAGCACCTTCCGGATGGCAGTGCTTGGGGGACTGCACCCCAGCACCTCCTATCTGGTGTGCATCATGGCAGCCAACCAGGCCGGTGTCAGCCCTACTGACGATGGGAGTCGGGACCACGGACCATGCCGTACCATCCGCACcctggccccccagctcccctatGCATATGTGGTGGCAGGACTGGCGGCCATGTTCGGCCTGGTGGTGGTGGCCGCGCTGACCTGGCACTTTGCCCTGCGCTCGAGGAGACGGCAGTTCCACGGCTCCCAGGACAACATCCtggatggagaggtggggccaggtGGGGTGGCCAATGGCTCATACGGGGGCAAGGAGCAGCTGTAG
- the BSCL2 gene encoding seipin isoform X3 gives MGPGGGRTAAPAGAAHGAADGYPALRAVAAALGRGLPLWQLLLLLHAHRQLCQPCALQLQVLMYGQPYRISLELELPESPVNQELGMFMVVMSCYTKGGRIISSTARSTMLHYRSGLLQTLDTLIFAGLFFVGFAEQKQMVEVELFSDYREDSYVPTVGAVIEIQTKRIQIYGAQLRIHAHFTGLRYLLYNFPVTSAILGVASNFTFLSVIVLFSYLQWIWGSVWPREPLSVQVNMQDGASLQQRQEEARRCMASPRPADDQEELTTPQPEAMGLGESDQERVPQGTASPPQLPGEVLETIGPVGGSAQAKELDLSEETEFESVDESSLFTDANYPPPSGTFQTLPQLGEGAEPIPGAEIRQRHICSSS, from the exons ATGGGCCCAGGAGGTGGCCGCACTGCTGCTCCTGCGGGTGCGGCGCACGGTGCTGCAGACGGCTATCCTGCTTTGcgtgctgttgctgctgctctgggtCGCGGTCTTCCTCTATGGCAGCTTCTACTACTCCTACATGCCCACCGTCAGCTATGTCAGCCCTGTGCACTACAGCTTCAG GTGCTGATGTATGGGCAGCCTTACCGCATCtccctggagctggagctgcctgagtCGCCTGTGAACCAGGAGCTGGGCATGTTCATGGTGGTGATGTCCTGCTACACCAAGGGTGGGCGCATCATCTCCTCCACAGCCAGATCG ACCATGCTGCATTACCGCTCAGGCCTGCTGCAGACCCTGGATACCCTGATCTTTGCTGGGCTCTTCTTCGTGGGCTTTGCTGAGCAGAAGCAGATGGTCGAGGTGGAGCTGTTCTCGGACTACCGGGAGGACTCG TATGTCCCAACTGTTGGAGCCGTGATAGAAATCCAGACCAAGCGGATCCAGATCTACGGGGCACAGCTGCGGATCCATGCCCACTTCACGGGCCTGCG GTACCTGCTCTATAATTTCCCAGTGACCTCGGCCATCCTGGGCGTGGCCAGTAACTTCACCTTCCTCAGCGTCATCGTCCTCTTCAGCTACTTGCAATGGATCTGGGGCAGCGTGTGGCCCCGGGAGCCCCTCTCGGTACAG gtGAACATGCAGGATGGGGCCAGCCTGCAGCAGCGGCAGGAGGAGGCACGACGGTGCATGGCTTCCCCCAGGCCAG CAGATGACCAAGAGGAGCTGACAACACCGCAGCCTGAGGCCATGGGGCTGGGCGAGAGTGACCAGGAGAGGGTTCCCCAGGGCACAG cttcccccccACAGCTACCAGGCGAGGTTCTGGAGACCATTGGCCCTGTAGGGGGATCAGCCCAGGCTAAGGAGCTGGATCTGAGTGAAG AGACTGAGTTCGAGTCAGTGGATGAGTCCTCCCTGTTCACAGATGCCAACTACCCGCCCCCTAGCGGGACATTCCAAACGCTACCACAGCTGGGAGAGGGGGCTGAGCCCATCCCAGGGGCTGAGATCCGTCAGAGACACATCTGCTCCAGCTCCTGA
- the LOC142072717 gene encoding proton-coupled zinc antiporter SLC30A1-like, whose product MGAGTGGVGMGLPGLPMQTEHQGWLAGPGLWGHQGWLTAQLCLAIGLFLAEVVASRVTGSLLALSCSLQTLGMVLALGVALLDGQLTCGAHPDCRNTFGWVRARVAGTLVCGVFLTALCLALLPRALHRAGQPQVTERPLALVGVGAAGLLIHLAGVRLDGQHHPSRVKSHHSSSASTSREGAATGRSAQETQDLLGNRQPWLEDGCLPSEESGARLALCLRLLSASLGPATVLLYSLAFHLLWPACAEQVACLPSSIGTPCRPLGSPAPTLAELGTCWLLYLDPGLCVVMVLALILLAAPSLRESALVLLQAVPDHLDLWRLELHLRGTEGVAALRELHVWQLDSAYNLVATAHVGCLDTASYGAVARRIQQVFWEHGIHTATVQPEFDALQGPCCMAAGGGDGCLGHGEAPRKRQPSLPSPSPTVILEYETMV is encoded by the exons ATGGGGGCGGGCACTGGTGGGGTAGGGATGGGGCTGCCCGGGCTGCCGATGCAGACGGAGCACCAGGGCTGGCTGGCAGGGCCAGGGCTGTGGGGGCACCAGGGCTGGCTAACCGCTCAGCTCTGTCTTGCCATCGGCCTGTTCCTGGCAGAGGTGGTGGCCAGCcgggtcacaggctcgctgctggCTCTCTCCTGCTCACTCCAGACACTGGGGATGGTGCTCGCGCTGGGGGTGGCTCTGCTGGATGGCCAGCTGACCTGCGGAGCACACCCTGATTGCAGGAACACCTTTGGATGGGTGCGGGCCCGAGTGGCAGGGACCCTGGTGTGTGGTGTGTTCCTGACAGCACtctgcctggccctgctgcccagagcactgcaccGGGCAGGGCAGCCCCAGGTGACAGAGCGGCCCCTGGCACTGGTGGGAGTCGGGGCTGCTGGGCTCCTCATCCATCTGGCTGGGGTGAGGCTGGATGGGCAGCACCATCCCTCTCGGGTGAAGAGTCACCACAGCAGCAGTGCCAGCACCAGCAGAGAGGGTGCAGCTACAGGCAGATCTGCCCAGGAGACACAAG ACCTGCTGGGGAACAGGCAGCCCTGGCTAGAGGACGGGTGCTTGCCTTCAGAGGAGTCTGGTGCCCGGTTGGCTCTCTGCCTTCGCCTCCTGTCTGCCTCCTTGGGCCCTGCCACTGTGCTGCTATATTCACTTGCCTTCCACCTGTTGTGGCCCGCATGCGCGGAGCAAGTGGCCTGCCTGCCCTCCAGCATTGGGACGCCATGCCGGCCCCTAGGCAGCCCTGCACCaaccctggcagagctggggacctgctggctgctgtaCCTGGACCCTGGGCTTTGTGTGGTTATGGTGCTGGCCTTGATCCTTTTGGCTGCCCCATCCCTGCGGGAGtctgccctggtgctgctgcaggcTGTGCCCGACCATCTGGACCTTTGGCGACTTGAGTTGCATCTGAGGGGCACGGAGGGGGTGGCAGCCCTGCGTGAGCTCCATGTCTGGCAGCTGGACAGTGCCTACAACCTGGTGGCCACAGCCCATGTCGGGTGCCTGGACACTGCCTCCTACGGGGCTGTGGCCAGGAGGATCCAGCAGGTGTTCTGGGAGCATGGGATCCACACAGCCACAGTGCAGCCCGAGTTCGATGCACTTCAGGGACCATGCTGCATGGCAGCAGGTGGGGGTGATGGCTGCTTGGGGCATGGTGAGGCCCCCAGGAAGAGGCAACcgtcactcccctcccccagccccacggtGATCCTGGAGTACGAGACCATGGTGTGA
- the UBXN1 gene encoding UBX domain-containing protein 1, whose amino-acid sequence MECTALESLIEMGFSQNRAEKALALTGNQGIEQAMDWLMEHENDPDVDEPYVPPQGHVLGTEEPPEGSTPEPVEARADRVEEGSAEGDDKHPLTEEEKREQTKRMMELIAQKQREREEREKRETIEREKQRRKQGQELSMIRQKLQEDEMKKMAEERRREKMEEKLAKQRVREKIERDKAERVKKFGGGSSSQAPAEPAQEILVPSSPSQEPPTKREYDQCRIQVRLLDGTSLMQTFKAKEQLAAVRLYIELNRKDGGEPFHLLTSFPRRIFTDEDMEKPLQELGLVPSAVLIVAKKCNS is encoded by the exons ATGGAGTGCACGGCACTGGAGAGTCTCATCGAGATGGGCTTCTCCCAGAACAGAGC GGAGAAGGCGCTGGCGCTGACAGGAAACCAAGGCATCGAGCAGGCCATGGACTG GCTCATGGAGCATGAGAATGACCCCGACGTGGATGAGCCATACGTGCCTCCCCAGGGCCATGTCTTGGGCACAGAGGAGCCCCCCGAGGGAAGCACCCCCGAGCCTGTGGAAGCCAGAGCAG ATCGTGTGGAGGAGGGCTCGGCGGAGGGAGATGACAAGCACCCCCTGactgaggaggagaagagggaacaGACCAAGCG GATGATGGAGCTGATCGCGCAGAAGCAGCGGGAGAGGGAGGAACGGGAGAAGCGGGAGACTATTGAGCGGGAGAAGCAGCGGCGCAAGCAGGGCCAGGAGCTTTCCATGATCCGCCAGAAGCTGCAGGAGGACGAGATGAAGAAGATGGCAGAGGAGAGGCGCAGGGAGAAGATGGAGGAGAAGCTGGCCAA GCAGCGGGTGCGTGAGAAGATCGAGCGGGACAAAGCAGAGCGAGTCAAGAAG TTCGGAGgtggcagcagctcccaggcccCAGCCGAGCCAGCCCAGGAGATACTGGTGCCCTCGTCCCCCAGCCAGGAACCGCCCACAAAGAGAGAGTATGACCAGTGCCGAATACAG GTGAGACTGCTGGATGGGACGTCGCTCATGCAGACCTTCAAGGCCAAAGAGCAGCTGGCAGCTGTGCGGCTGTATATAGAGCTGAACCGTAAGGATGGTGGGGAGCCCTTCCACCTCCTCACCAGCTTCCCTCGCCGTATCTTCACGGATGAGGACATGGAGAAGCCCTTGCAGGAGCTGG GTTTGGTGCCTTCGGCCGTTCTCATAGTGGCCAAGAAGTGTAACAGCTGA
- the BSCL2 gene encoding seipin isoform X1: MGSTGPFLQWAQEVAALLLLRVRRTVLQTAILLCVLLLLLWVAVFLYGSFYYSYMPTVSYVSPVHYSFRTDCGSSGPDLCSFPIANISLVKNSRDRVLMYGQPYRISLELELPESPVNQELGMFMVVMSCYTKGGRIISSTARSTMLHYRSGLLQTLDTLIFAGLFFVGFAEQKQMVEVELFSDYREDSYVPTVGAVIEIQTKRIQIYGAQLRIHAHFTGLRYLLYNFPVTSAILGVASNFTFLSVIVLFSYLQWIWGSVWPREPLSVQVNMQDGASLQQRQEEARRCMASPRPADDQEELTTPQPEAMGLGESDQERVPQGTASPPQLPGEVLETIGPVGGSAQAKELDLSEETEFESVDESSLFTDANYPPPSGTFQTLPQLGEGAEPIPGAEIRQRHICSSS; the protein is encoded by the exons ATGGGTAGTACAGGGCCTTTCCTGCAATGGGCCCAGGAGGTGGCCGCACTGCTGCTCCTGCGGGTGCGGCGCACGGTGCTGCAGACGGCTATCCTGCTTTGcgtgctgttgctgctgctctgggtCGCGGTCTTCCTCTATGGCAGCTTCTACTACTCCTACATGCCCACCGTCAGCTATGTCAGCCCTGTGCACTACAGCTTCAG GACAGACTGTGGCTCGTCGGGCCCTGatctctgctccttccccattGCCAACATCTCCCTGGTCAAAAACAGCCGGGACAGG GTGCTGATGTATGGGCAGCCTTACCGCATCtccctggagctggagctgcctgagtCGCCTGTGAACCAGGAGCTGGGCATGTTCATGGTGGTGATGTCCTGCTACACCAAGGGTGGGCGCATCATCTCCTCCACAGCCAGATCG ACCATGCTGCATTACCGCTCAGGCCTGCTGCAGACCCTGGATACCCTGATCTTTGCTGGGCTCTTCTTCGTGGGCTTTGCTGAGCAGAAGCAGATGGTCGAGGTGGAGCTGTTCTCGGACTACCGGGAGGACTCG TATGTCCCAACTGTTGGAGCCGTGATAGAAATCCAGACCAAGCGGATCCAGATCTACGGGGCACAGCTGCGGATCCATGCCCACTTCACGGGCCTGCG GTACCTGCTCTATAATTTCCCAGTGACCTCGGCCATCCTGGGCGTGGCCAGTAACTTCACCTTCCTCAGCGTCATCGTCCTCTTCAGCTACTTGCAATGGATCTGGGGCAGCGTGTGGCCCCGGGAGCCCCTCTCGGTACAG gtGAACATGCAGGATGGGGCCAGCCTGCAGCAGCGGCAGGAGGAGGCACGACGGTGCATGGCTTCCCCCAGGCCAG CAGATGACCAAGAGGAGCTGACAACACCGCAGCCTGAGGCCATGGGGCTGGGCGAGAGTGACCAGGAGAGGGTTCCCCAGGGCACAG cttcccccccACAGCTACCAGGCGAGGTTCTGGAGACCATTGGCCCTGTAGGGGGATCAGCCCAGGCTAAGGAGCTGGATCTGAGTGAAG AGACTGAGTTCGAGTCAGTGGATGAGTCCTCCCTGTTCACAGATGCCAACTACCCGCCCCCTAGCGGGACATTCCAAACGCTACCACAGCTGGGAGAGGGGGCTGAGCCCATCCCAGGGGCTGAGATCCGTCAGAGACACATCTGCTCCAGCTCCTGA
- the DMAC1 gene encoding distal membrane-arm assembly complex protein 1 has protein sequence MSKAVEESKAAAPPPKPLFGSCWSCRILSGSALIGAGFWIYLSPRRVISRGIAPSPWNIFQLSFAVSLACWGVVILADPVGKQKK, from the exons ATGTCTAAGGCCGTGGAGGAGAGCAAGGCGGCCGCGCCTCCCCCCAAGCCGCTGTTCGGGAGCTGTTGGAGCTGCCGCATCCTGTCCGGCTCGGCGCTGATCGGGGCCGGCTTCTGGATCTATCTAAGCCCGCGCAGGGTCATAAGCCGGGGCATCGCCCCCTCCCCGTGGAACATTTTCCAGCTCTCCTTCGCAGTCA GTCTCGCCTGCTGGGGTGTAGTCATCCTAGCTGATCCAGTTGGGAAACAGAAGAAGTAG